The Actinomycetota bacterium DNA window ACGCCAGACCCGCGGAGGGCCCCACCACGCTCCCGCTGTTGATGCTGATGGCGAACGGTGCTTCGACCTTGAAGTCCTTGGTGACGATCACGACGCCGAGCTTCGGTCGGCCGTCGGTCCCCGCACGGACGGAGGTCTCGACCTCGCGTGCCGGCTGGCGGCCACGAACGATCTGCAGCTCCACCATGTCGCCGGGTCGGTGGGCGCGAATGGCCGCGATCGCGTCGTCGGCCAACTTCACCTGCTTGCCGTCGACGGCGACGATGACGTCGTTGGCGCGCAACACCGACGCGGCCGGGTAGTCGCGTGCGACCTCGGTGATGAGCGCGCCTCTGCCGGTGGCAGCCTCGATGCCGAGCCGTCGCAACGCCACGACCTCTGCCGCCTGCTTCGAGCTGGCCATCGCCTCGACGTTGAGCTGCCGGAACCGGGAGGGGCTGATCGACCCGCGCACCTCCTTGCTCGACACGAGGTCGATGTTGGGGTCGATCGAGGCGCGGAGGAACTCGTAGGGGTTGATGTCGTCCCGCACCGACACCGTCGCGTAGTAGAGCTTGCCGTCAGGCGGGTACACGTTGGTGCCCTTCACCGACAGCAGGTCGTTCACCTGACGAGCGGACCCGGGAGCCACCATCTCGTAGGGCAGCCGCACGAACGCCGCGGCGATGGCTGCGACGACGATCACGACCAGCAACGACATCCACCAACGCCAGCGCCAAGCCGGAGCGGGCGGCGCGGGACTCCCTCCGTCGCCCGTTACCATCGGTTCGGTCGTGTTCACGTTGGTCGTCAGCCTCGTCGTGGTGGCAGCGTCAGTAGCAGCAGTGCTGCGGCTCGCGCTTGCCGAGCCCGGACAGCCTGCCACGGACCAACGCCCTACCCGCCGCGACCGGGCCGCGGCACGCGCTGCTCAGCGGGCGCTCGCGCCGCCACCCGAGGCCACGCGGAAGCGAAGGGAGCGACCGGCACAACCGTCCCCGCAGAAGCGCGAGGCCGCGGTGAGCGCAGCCGTCGCCATCGACCTCGACCGGGTGGGCGCGCTGCGCCGCATCCGTTCGGGCCTCGCACTGCTGCTGCTGGTCGCGTTCGTCGGCGCGCTGCTGGCCGCGGTCATCGGGACGCTGCTCTTCATGGCCGGGCTCGCGCTCCGCAACGCCGTGAGCTGAGCGCGCCGCGCTAGCGGCGGGGGAAGCGGCCATGACGCCCCGGGCCGAAGGCCCCCGCGTCCGCGGCCTCGAGCTCCGCTCCCTTGCCTGTCGCCACCGCCACCGGCTCGAGCCGCGCATCATCACCCTCCGGCTCGGACACCGCCTGGCGTTCCTGATCGCCCTCGGGCACGTCCGGGGTCTCGGTCACCTCGCCGCTCCCGGCCGCCGAGGCCGTGTCTCCGCTCCCGGCCGCTGAGGCCGTGTCCCCGCTCCCGGCCGCTGAGGCCGTGTCCCCGGTCCCGGCCGCTGAGGCCGTGTCCCCGCTCCCGGCCGCGGCCACCTCCACGCGGTAGTAGGTCTTGAACTCGATCGGCACCTCGTCCATCCGAAAGATGCGCGCATCGGTGACCTGCTCCTGGTTGCGCAGCATCTCGGCGAACCGCATGGCCTCGTCGAGGCCCTCGGCTTGGTGGTAACCGGGCTTCCCTTCGGGGCTCCGGAAGATGACCATGTGGGTCACGGCGCCTCCTTTCACGTACCTACATCGACGCTGGAGGCGTTGCGCTTGAGGTCGCCGGACCCGCTACCGAACCGTGAAGCGGGCGGCGACGATACGGGCGACGACAGAGAGAAGGAGAACGATGACGATCAACGTCAGCGCCGCGGCCCAGGCCCGCTGCTGAGCGGCGACGAACGAGGTGGATGCGTTGGAGAAGATCTGGGCCGACAACGCAGTGTTCTCACCCGAGAGGCTCAGGTTCTTCGTGTAGGTCAGGCCGATGGTGAACAACAACGGCGCGGTTTCGCCGGCGGCGCGGGCGACGGCGAGCAGGCAACCGCTGACGACACCCGGGAGCGCGGCGGGAAGCACGACGGTGAGCACGGTTCGGGCCTTGCGGCACCCGAGGGCATAGCTCGCCTCGCGCAACTCGTTGGGTACGAGGCGGATCATCGCCTCGCTGGATCGGATGACGATCGGCAGCATCAGACACGCAAGGGCCAACGAGCCGGCCAGCCCCGAACGTTGTTGGTAGCGCACCACCCACACCGTGAAGATGAACAGTCCCATCACGATCGACGGCACACCCGCCATCACGTCCGAGAGGAACCGAATCACCCGGGCGAGCCGGCTGGTGCCCCCGTACTCGGTCAGGTAGACGGCAGCCAGGATCCCCACGGGAATGGCGATGAGGCTGGCGAACCCGGTGATGATCAGCGTGCCGGTGACTGCGGGCCCGACGCCGCCCTCGTTGTTCCGGGCCTGGATCGGGAGGTCGTCGGTGAGGAAGTGGGGCGTGATCAGCGAACCGCCCTTCTTCACCACGGTGAACATCACGAGCAGCAGCGGGACGACTGCCACCGCGACCGCGGTCCACACGAGCGTTGCGCTCACGACGCTGGCCGCCCGCCGTCGCCGGGACAGGGGCCGCTGCAGCGGATGCGGTTCCGACAACGCCGTCATCGCCCGATGGTCCCGGTCGCCTCGGCCGCATTCCCGACGATCGCCCGGGCGATCAGGTTCACGATGATCGTCAAGACGAACAGCACCACGCCGAGTCCGATGAGCGCGGCGCGGAAGTCCCCCGTGGACTCGCCGAACTGGTTCGCGATCACCGCGGCCATCGAATCGCCGGGACTGAACAGATGTCGCGTCACCTGAACGCTCGATCCGATGACGAGAGCGGCGGCGATCGTCTCACCCATCGCTCGGCCGAGTCCGAGCAAGACGCCGCCCGTGAACCCGTGGCGCGAGTGCGGGAACACCGTCGACCGGATCATCTCCCAGCGCGTGCAACCGAGCGCGAGTGCCGCCTCCTTCTGCCCCGCGGGTGTGGTCTCGAAGACTTCGCGGGTGATGACCGTGATGATCGGTGTGATCATCAACGCCAGGATCAGGCCGCAGGTGAAGAGGGAGCGCCCCGACCCGCCGCCGCCACCGTTGGCCGACAGCAGGCTCCCGATGATCGGGATCGGATGCGCTACGCCGGCCGCCCGGTCGAACCAGTGTTGGAGGATCGGCGCCAGCGTGAGCACGCCCCACAGGCCGAACACGACGGAGGGGACCGCGGCCAGGAGGTCGACCAGGAAGACCACGGGACGCCGCAGCCAGCGCGGCGCGTACTCCGTGACGAACAGGGCGATGCCGACGCTCACCGGCACCGCGAAGACGACCGCTACCACCGAGGAGATGACGGTCCCGTAGACGAAGCCCAGCGAACCGAAGAGGGGACGCCCGGCTTGCGGGTTCCACGTCTGGGTGAACAGGAAGTTCCCCGTGTGATGACGCAGCACCGGCCACGCTTCTCGCGTCGTGGACAGCGCGATGAGCCCCAGGACGACAAGGACGACGAGCGCGTCACCGGGGGCGCGTCGCCCGCGCAGACCCACCCGTTCGACCGTCGCCCGTCTGAGCACGCCACGGTCCGACTCCTCGACCGTCGAGGAATGCGGGTTCACGGGCGGAGCTCCGATCTCTTGTCTCTCACCGCCGCGTCGGCCGGCTCAGCCCTGCGTGATCTTGTCGATCTGCGCCCGGGCCTGGGTCAGGTAGCTGTCGGGCAGCTTGGCGAAGTCGACGTCCTTGGCCAGCGCCTGGCCGTCGGCGTAGATGAACGTCAGCAGCGCCTTCAGCGCCTTCACCACGTTGACGTCGCTGTACTTGGCCTGGGTGATGATCCAGGTCGGCGTGGCGATCGGGTACGCGGTGTCACCGTCGGCGTTGAGCGGGTTATAGGTGAGGTCGGGATTCAACGAGGTCTTCTCGAGGGCGGCCAGGGTGCCCTCGAGCGTCGGCTCGATCGCCTTGCCGGCCTTGTTCTTGATCGAGGCGAACACCAACCCGGATGCCTTCGCGTCGGAGTAGTCGACGTAGCCGATGGCGCCGGAGGTCCCCTTCACGGCTGTGGCGACGCCGGTGTTGCCGTTGCCGGCAACCTCGTCGGCCGGCCAGTTCGAGGTGTCGCCAGCCGTCAGCGTGAACACACCGGGAGCGGCGGCGGTCAGCCACTTCGTGAAGTTGGAGGTCGTCCCGGAGGCGTCAGAGCGATGGACCGGCGCGATCTTGGTCGACGGCAGGTTGGCGTTGGGGTTGAGGGCCTTGATGGCCGGATCGTTCCAGGTCTTGATCTGCTCCTGGAAGATCTTGGCGACCGTCGGCCCGTCGAGCACGAGCTTGTCGACGCCCGACACGTTGTAGCTGAGCGTGATCGGGGCGGCGACGATCGGGAAGTAGAGCAGCCCTTTGGTGTACTTCGGCATGTCCTCCGGCTTGACGAGGCTGTCGGTGCCGGCCCACTGATCGACCCCGGCGGCGAGATCGGTCTTGCCCTTGCCGGAGCCGCCGCCCCCGTAGCTGATGGTGATGTTGGCCTGCTGCTTCTTGAAGGCCTCGATCACCGCTTCGTCAAAGGACTTCTGGAAGGTGGAGCCCGAGCCCGCGAGCGTGGCGGTGATCTGCTCGGCAGTCGTGGTCGTCTGCTTCGGAGTGGTGCTCTTCGACGCGTTGTTCTTCTTGTCCGAACCGCACGCGCTCGCGGTGAGCCCGACCAGCAGCAGTAGAACGACGAGTTTGCCGAGTCGCGAACGCATAATCGATGGTCTCCCTTTGTCATGCACCGCCGGCCGCAGTGGCACCTCGATGAACCTTAGGGACACGGCCTGTCCTCGCACCGACACGATGATGAACGATGAGTGAACGAGCGGCGAACTCGAAGAACGAGGGTGAACCGCACCCACCCGCTTCCCTGCGCGACGATCCCTCTGTGCCCAGGGTGCCCGACAGGAACGAGCCCGCCGGCTCGAGCCGGCGCCGGGCGGCAGTGGCCGGCCACGAGGGCGACGCGAGCACCGCGCGGGCCCTGCTCGCACACGCCGACGGCGATGTTCGCGCCACCGCCCTCGGCGCGCTCGCCCGACTCGAGGCAGCGACCCACGTCGACGTCGAACGCGCGCTGGTGGACCGCTCGCCGGTCGTCCGCCGCCGCGCGTGCGCGGTGGCGGTCGCGGTCGCGAGCGACAGCGCACACGTGAGGCCGCTCCTCGACGACCCCGAAGCGTCAGTGACCGAGGCCGCCGCGTGGGCCCTGGGCGAGCTCGGGCAGCCGACCGCGGCCGTGGTGGCGGCGCTCGCCCGCACCGCCACCCACCATCACGATCCCCTCTGCCGGGAAGCCGCCGTCGCGGCCCTCGGTGCCCTCGCCGACGCCCGCGGCCTGCCGGCCATCCTCCGCGCCACCACCGACAAGCCCGCGGTGCGACGCCGTGCGGTCATCGCGCTGGCGCCCTTCGAGGGCCCCGACGTTGAAGCCGCGCTCCGCCGCGCATGCACCGATCGCGATCGACAGGTGCGGCAGGCCGCGGAGGACCTGCTCGCCCCGCCGTAGCTCCCGCGTCAGCGGTCGGCGCCCATGAAGAGCACGCGGAGCGACTCGTAGGCCTCGAGGCACTTCCCCGCGCCGAGCGCCACGCACTCCAAGGGTGCGTCGACGAGATGCACCGGCAACGCAGTCTCTTCGGCGATGCGCCGGTCGAGCCCGCGCAGCATCCCGCCGCCGCCGACGAGATTGATGCCCTGCATGATGAGGTCCTGGGCCAGCTCGGGGGGCGCGCGGCCGAGGCACTGCACCACGGAGTCGCAGATCGCCTTCACCTGTTCCTCGATGGCGGCCCGCACCTCCTCGGGTGAGAGGATCACGTTCTTCGGCAACCCGCTCATCAGATCGCGTCCCCGCACCTCGGCCTTGACCTCGTCGTCGGTAGGGAACGCAGAGCCGATGGCGAGCTTGATCTCCTCGGCCGTGCGCTCGCCGATGGCGATGCCGTATTCGCGTCGCACGTACGTCTGGATGGCCGCGTCGATGTCGAAGCTGCCGACGCGTATCGCCTGAAGCGCCACGATGCCGCCGAGCGAGATCACCGCGGTCTCCGTCGTCCCACCGCCGACGTCGACGACCATGTTGCCGAGCGGCTCGTGGATCGGCAGACCGGCACCGATGGCAGCGGCCATCGGCTGCTCGATGAGCTGCGCCTCAGCCGCGCCCGCCTGACGCGCGGCTTCCTTCACCGCACGGCGCTCGACCTCGGTGATGGCCGAGGGCACGCAGATCAGCACCCGCGGTCTGTGGAACCTCGACAACCCCGCTCGCTGGAGCAGGAGGCGGATCATGCGCTGCGTGATGTCGAAGTCGGTGATCGCGCCCTGGCGAAGTGGGCGCACCGCGACGATGTAGCCGGGAGTCCGCCCGATCATCTGCCATGCCTGATGGCCCATGGCAAGCACGTCGTGGGTCTGGCTGTTGAGCGCGATGACGGTGGGCTCGTTGAGCACGATCCCGCGTCCCTTCGCGTACACGAGCGTGTTGGCCGTGCCGAGGTCGATGGCGAGGTCGCGGGGCAGGTGGTGCTCCTACCCGTGGCCGCCGGGCCGCGTGGTGCGCGACCCGTGTCGACGCGTCTCGGGCGCGAGCGCTTCGAGCTCGCGGGTGAACTCGCGGATGTGGGCCTCCATGGTGTGCGGCTTGCGGTGCCGCAGCCACAGGACCAGGCAGCCGATCAGGGTGATGCCGAGAGCAATCGCGAGCGGCACCAGCTGCGTCACGATGACCGCACGTCTTCGATGGGGCGCGCCGTGAGTCCCCAGCCGTCGCCATCGGCCCACGTCTCCCGTTTCCAGACGGGCACGGTCGCCTTCAGAGTGTCGATGGCAAACCGAGCCGCGTCGAACGCCTCGGCTCGGTGCGGCGCCGAGGCCACCACGACGACCGACGCCTCGCCGACCTCGAGCACTCCCACGCGGTGGAGCAGCGCGAGACGCCCCAGTGTCGGCTCTCGCCGGCGCGCCTCGGCCGCGATGGAAGCGAGCCGGGAATCGACTTCCTCCTCGTAGGCCTCGTATTCGAGCGTCGACACTCCCCGGCGGCCTTCGGCGTGATCGCGCACGGTGCCGGTGAACAGCACGACCGCGCCACACGACGGCAGCTCGGCCCAGGCGCGCGCGGAGTCGAGCGGCAGCGGTTCCGCGCTCACACCGACCCAGTCGTCGGCGTGCTCGGGGGGCGAAAGACCCATCGCCGTCATCGTAGGGCGGTGCGAGCGATCACGCTTCCAGCCGCGGTCAGCTCGGAAGGGCCCACCGGTAAGCTCGCCGACATGGCGTTCGACGACGGGCCCGACGACGAGCGGCCAGTCTTTCGAGAGCCCCCGCCGCCTGACGACCGTCTCTGGCGGCATCCCTCCGAGGTCACCGTCGCCGCCCCGCGGGTGCGAAATCACTCGTGGGCGATCGCCCTCTGTGCTGGGTCGGTCGGTGCGGTGGTCGCCACCGGCATCATCGCCGCGAGCGGAGGCTTGCGACGGGATGTCACTGTCATCCGCCCGGCGGACAACAGCACGCGCGCGCAGACGGTCTCGACGCAGGGGGGGCCCGACCTCCAGGTGGAGGAGGTCGCCGAACGGGTGCGTCCGTCGATCACGCAGGTGCGCGTGATGACCGGCGCGGGGCCGGTCAACGGCTCCGGCGTGATGTTCCGAAGCGACGGGCACGTTCTGACGAACTGGCACCTCGTCGGCGACGCGAAGACGATCAAGGTCGTGATGGCGAGCGGCAAGGAGGAGCCCGCACGACTGGTGGGCGCCGACCGCGACACCGACCTCGCGATCGTCAAGGTCGACGGCGGCCCCTACCCCGCGGCCACCCTCGGCACGGCTGCGGCGCTCAAGCTCGGGCAACCGGCCATCGCATTGGGATCACCGCTCGACCTCGCCGGCGGACCTTCGGTCACGGTCGGCGTCGTGAGCGCGCTGCACCGCCAAGTCGACGCGGGCGATGGCGTGCCGCTGCTCGACATGATCCAGACCGACGCGCCGATCTCCCCCGGCTCCTCCGGCGGGGCCTTGCTCGACAAAACCGGCACGGCGATCGGGATCATCACCGCGGTCGACAGCGGGAGTGCGAACGGCCTCGGCTTCGCCACACCGATCGAGACCGCGCGGCTGGTCGGTGATCAGCTGATCGCCAACGGACGGT harbors:
- the pstC gene encoding phosphate ABC transporter permease subunit PstC — its product is MNPHSSTVEESDRGVLRRATVERVGLRGRRAPGDALVVLVVLGLIALSTTREAWPVLRHHTGNFLFTQTWNPQAGRPLFGSLGFVYGTVISSVVAVVFAVPVSVGIALFVTEYAPRWLRRPVVFLVDLLAAVPSVVFGLWGVLTLAPILQHWFDRAAGVAHPIPIIGSLLSANGGGGGSGRSLFTCGLILALMITPIITVITREVFETTPAGQKEAALALGCTRWEMIRSTVFPHSRHGFTGGVLLGLGRAMGETIAAALVIGSSVQVTRHLFSPGDSMAAVIANQFGESTGDFRAALIGLGVVLFVLTIIVNLIARAIVGNAAEATGTIGR
- the pstS gene encoding phosphate ABC transporter substrate-binding protein PstS, with translation MRSRLGKLVVLLLLVGLTASACGSDKKNNASKSTTPKQTTTTAEQITATLAGSGSTFQKSFDEAVIEAFKKQQANITISYGGGGSGKGKTDLAAGVDQWAGTDSLVKPEDMPKYTKGLLYFPIVAAPITLSYNVSGVDKLVLDGPTVAKIFQEQIKTWNDPAIKALNPNANLPSTKIAPVHRSDASGTTSNFTKWLTAAAPGVFTLTAGDTSNWPADEVAGNGNTGVATAVKGTSGAIGYVDYSDAKASGLVFASIKNKAGKAIEPTLEGTLAALEKTSLNPDLTYNPLNADGDTAYPIATPTWIITQAKYSDVNVVKALKALLTFIYADGQALAKDVDFAKLPDSYLTQARAQIDKITQG
- a CDS encoding PDZ domain-containing protein, whose product is MNTTEPMVTGDGGSPAPPAPAWRWRWWMSLLVVIVVAAIAAAFVRLPYEMVAPGSARQVNDLLSVKGTNVYPPDGKLYYATVSVRDDINPYEFLRASIDPNIDLVSSKEVRGSISPSRFRQLNVEAMASSKQAAEVVALRRLGIEAATGRGALITEVARDYPAASVLRANDVIVAVDGKQVKLADDAIAAIRAHRPGDMVELQIVRGRQPAREVETSVRAGTDGRPKLGVVIVTKDFKVEAPFAISINSGSVVGPSAGLAYALELIDVLTPGELTGGKVVAATGELADLSGDVGEIGGVAQKTVTVQRAGAEVFLVPRANYAEAKAHAHKGLKVIPIDTIDGALRALGDLKGSNAPTYALPGPKRGA
- the pstA gene encoding phosphate ABC transporter permease PstA; amino-acid sequence: MTALSEPHPLQRPLSRRRRAASVVSATLVWTAVAVAVVPLLLVMFTVVKKGGSLITPHFLTDDLPIQARNNEGGVGPAVTGTLIITGFASLIAIPVGILAAVYLTEYGGTSRLARVIRFLSDVMAGVPSIVMGLFIFTVWVVRYQQRSGLAGSLALACLMLPIVIRSSEAMIRLVPNELREASYALGCRKARTVLTVVLPAALPGVVSGCLLAVARAAGETAPLLFTIGLTYTKNLSLSGENTALSAQIFSNASTSFVAAQQRAWAAALTLIVIVLLLSVVARIVAARFTVR
- a CDS encoding PDZ domain-containing protein; the protein is MAFDDGPDDERPVFREPPPPDDRLWRHPSEVTVAAPRVRNHSWAIALCAGSVGAVVATGIIAASGGLRRDVTVIRPADNSTRAQTVSTQGGPDLQVEEVAERVRPSITQVRVMTGAGPVNGSGVMFRSDGHVLTNWHLVGDAKTIKVVMASGKEEPARLVGADRDTDLAIVKVDGGPYPAATLGTAAALKLGQPAIALGSPLDLAGGPSVTVGVVSALHRQVDAGDGVPLLDMIQTDAPISPGSSGGALLDKTGTAIGIITAVDSGSANGLGFATPIETARLVGDQLIANGRFIHVWLGIEGSDIDSGTASLLGVDGGALVDKVTPGGPAERAGLAARDVIVGMEDKVIPSMGALVVNLRGRPPGEVVALDVMRDAKRRELHITLAERPKRP
- a CDS encoding molybdenum cofactor biosynthesis protein MoaE, translating into MGLSPPEHADDWVGVSAEPLPLDSARAWAELPSCGAVVLFTGTVRDHAEGRRGVSTLEYEAYEEEVDSRLASIAAEARRREPTLGRLALLHRVGVLEVGEASVVVVASAPHRAEAFDAARFAIDTLKATVPVWKRETWADGDGWGLTARPIEDVRSS
- a CDS encoding rod shape-determining protein, with the protein product MPRDLAIDLGTANTLVYAKGRGIVLNEPTVIALNSQTHDVLAMGHQAWQMIGRTPGYIVAVRPLRQGAITDFDITQRMIRLLLQRAGLSRFHRPRVLICVPSAITEVERRAVKEAARQAGAAEAQLIEQPMAAAIGAGLPIHEPLGNMVVDVGGGTTETAVISLGGIVALQAIRVGSFDIDAAIQTYVRREYGIAIGERTAEEIKLAIGSAFPTDDEVKAEVRGRDLMSGLPKNVILSPEEVRAAIEEQVKAICDSVVQCLGRAPPELAQDLIMQGINLVGGGGMLRGLDRRIAEETALPVHLVDAPLECVALGAGKCLEAYESLRVLFMGADR